A single Gasterosteus aculeatus chromosome 2, fGasAcu3.hap1.1, whole genome shotgun sequence DNA region contains:
- the snphb gene encoding syntaphilin isoform X1, producing MYVFFLMYTTLMHIHMLFSYRQFNLSLWCPPLSRLFLRFNPLKALQPKRRLQQILPSSPVPVPKPASGSGTTAPAAAGAVPVPAPPAFDYCRFIELDYVPMETGYMVSMRPTKGYASTKSPTKGYASTKSPDRHSRSTNSPSTPRARRTPAAPSNRDPHGNTSLSSSSNSGSCKGSDCSPTKGRHQKYSCTDNHGIRPPPPEQYLTPLQQKEVCIRHLRARLKETINTLQDRDTEIDELRGQLYRMQEDWVEEECHRVEAQLALKEARQEIQQLKQAVDTVRASLSDAGGLSGDEGVQRYFQDINAQNHKLENLLLSMELAQAGLAKEGEAIPGCWTRVGGSAPASVSGESPGGIPKPAVGGRGSCSCDGSPARSLTRSSTYTKLSDQALADRNGNAPDFPCLSGEGTQDSGFVCCGDSSVPSQADLLLEAAFLSEETASLLNSYAKTFSQSLPHSLPQHLPQTLPHSLPNSLPHSLPHTFSHTLPRSFPRNVSHSVAHTMPHSSTCEKLYTGERLPPCGLGGVGCMSHPCLSHHHLYLHSLRETGIQTESCPVPAAAGYPSDLDTIAEQRTFRSQACSPTSTWMSDEGEEELDSLTTTASITTATMMSTATEPIPASKTPLVPQLPRSATMACSMESPLCRADEGVEKGDKLESEMKGKESAATERQEDTTVISLAEEGSTTQMGSELGKEVEVQDAVEEVTPGKLCDLTETSAGTFGEVTFGSCCGEGTQGKTELEHLGVEDRLQEVGPAAGSTKVETEEISPQGLSTDVEPPHTSQPRKSTSHEEIAGVTIVELDDDDEDEDGTKEQGATGGATAEAGDPSGTIEKSYWSRHFLVDLLAVAIPVVPTVAWLCRGPVRSGQPMYHIGSLLRGCCTVALHSLRRGGGLRHYPAGGGDLGGSQI from the exons ATGTATGTTTTCTTCCTAATGTATACAACATTAATGCACATTCATATGCTATTTAGCTACAGACAGTTCAATCTGTCGCTGTggtgtcctcctctctctcgtctTTTCCTCAGATTCAACCCTCTGAAGGCCTTGCAGCCCAAACGCCGCTTGCAACAAATACTGCCGTCCTCGCCCGTCCCGGTGCCAAAGCCGGCGTCTGGGTCGGGGACGACTgccccggcggcggcgggggccgTACCTGTGCCCGCGCCCCCTGC GTTTGACTACTGCAGGTTCATAGAGCTAGACTACGTCCCTATGGAGACAGGCTATATGGTCTCAATGCGCCCGACCAAAGGCTATGCATCGACCAAGTCGCCGACGAAAGGATACGCTTCTACCAAGTCTCCGGATCGCCACAGCCGTTCGACAAACTCTCCCTCTACCCCTCGTGCTCG ACGGACACCAGCCGCACCCAGTAACAGAGATCCCCATGGCAACACatcactcagcagcagcagcaactcaGGCTCTTGTAAAGGCAGCGACTGCAGCCCCACCAAAGG GCGTCATCAAAAGTACTCATGTACAGACAACCATGGTATCCGGCCACCTCCACCAGAGCAGTACCTCACACCCCTGCAGCAGAAAGAGGTCTGTATCCGACACCTGCGGGCCAGGCTAAAAGAAACCATCAACACTCTTCAAGACAG GGACACCGAAATAGATGAGCTGAGAGGCCAGCTATACAGGATGCAGGAAGACTGGGTTGAGGAGGAATGTCACCGCGTAGAGGCTCAACTGGCCCTGAAGGAGGCGCGCCAGgagatccagcagctcaaacagGCTGTGGACACTGTTCGGGCCTCACTCAGTGATGCAGGGGGGCTCAGTGGTGATGAAGGGGTCCAGAGGTACTTTCAGGACATCAACGCTCAGAACCACAAGCTTGAGAATCTTCTACTTAGCATGGAGCTAGCCCAGGCTGGATTAGCCAAGGAGGGGGAAGCCATACCTGGCTGTTGGACCCGTGTTGGTGGTTCAGCACCAGCATCGGTATCAGGGGAAAGTCCAGGAGGAATACCCAAACCGGCAGTAGGAGGGAGGGGGTCTTGCTCCTGCGACGGTAGCCCAGCACGTTCTCTGACCCGGAGCTCCACCTACACCAAGCTGAGCGATCAGGCGCTTGCGGACAGGAACGGCAACGCCCCAGACTTTCCTTGTCTTTCAGGTGAAGGCACCCAGGATAGCGGTTTTGTGTGCTGTGGCGATAGCAGCGTCCCTAGCCAGGCCGACCTGCTGTTAGAGGCTGCCTTCCTCTCCGAGGAAACAGCTTCGTTACTCAACTCCTACGCAAAAACCTTTTCCCAATCTTTGCCACACTCTCTTCCACAACATTTGCCCCAAACTCTTCCCCACTCACTGCCCAACTCTCTGCCCCATTCTCTGCCGCATACCTTCTCCCATACATTACCTCGCTCTTTCCCTCGCAATGTGTCCCACTCTGTGGCCCATACTATGCCGCACTCCTCCACGTGTGAGAAACTGTACACAGGTGAGCGGCTGCCACCTTGCGGTCTCGGTGGAGTGGGTTGTATGAGCCATCCTTGCCTGTCCCACCACCACCTCTACCTGCACTCCCTGCGAGAGACAGGAATTCAAACTGAAAGCTGCCCCGTTCCTGCAGCGGCAGGTTACCCCTCTGATCTGGATACCATCGCGGAACAACGCACTTTCCGTTCACAGGCCTGTAGCCCCACCTCCACTTGGATGTCtgatgagggggaggaggagctggactcCCTCACCACCACAGCTTCAATAACCACAGCAACGATGATGAGCACAGCCACAGAGCCAATCCCGGCCTCCAAAACCCCACTGGTCCCTCAATTACCACGCTCTGCTACGATGGCGTGTTCCATGGAAAGCCCTCTGTGCCGGGCCGATGAGGGAGTAGAAAAAGGGGACAAGCTGGAGAGTGAGATGAAGGGGAAGGAATCGGCAGCAACTGAGCGACAGGAGGACACAACAGTGATCAGTCTGGCAGAAGAAGGGTCTACGACACAAATGGGCTCAGAGTTGGGAAAAGAGGTTGAAGTTCAGGATGCAGTAGAGGAGGTAACACCAGGTAAGCTGTGCGATTTAACAGAGACATCCGCCGGGACATTTGGTGAGGTTACTTTTGGAAGTTGCTGTGGAGAAGGAACACAAGGTAAGACAGAACTGGAGCACCTTGGCGTTGAAGACAGGTTGCAAGAAGTTGGTCCAGCAGCTGGATCAACCAAGGTAGAGACAGAAGAAATTAGTCCTCAAGGGTTATCAACGGATGTAGAACCGCCCCACACCTCGCAACCAAGGAAATCTACTTCCCACGAGGAGATAGCTGGCGTCACTATAGTGGAattagatgatgatgacgaggaTGAAGATGGAACTAAAGAACAAGGTGCCACAGGGGGTGCCACAGCAGAGGCAGGAGATCCATCTGGGACCATTGAGAAAAGTTACTGGAGCCGTCACTTCCTGGTTGATCTGCTGGCAGTGGCCATTCCTGTAGTGCCAACAGTGGCCTGGCTCTGCCGTGGTCCAGTTCGTAGTGGACAGCCCATGTATCATATAGGGTCGCTGCTGCGCGGCTGCTGCACTGTGGCACTGCATTCTCTTCGCAGGGGTGGTGGGTTGAGGCATTACCCTGCAGGCGGGGGAGACCTGGGCGGATCGCAGATATAA
- the snphb gene encoding syntaphilin isoform X2: MSAPAPANRRSALGSRRFNPLKALQPKRRLQQILPSSPVPVPKPASGSGTTAPAAAGAVPVPAPPAFDYCRFIELDYVPMETGYMVSMRPTKGYASTKSPTKGYASTKSPDRHSRSTNSPSTPRARRTPAAPSNRDPHGNTSLSSSSNSGSCKGSDCSPTKGRHQKYSCTDNHGIRPPPPEQYLTPLQQKEVCIRHLRARLKETINTLQDRDTEIDELRGQLYRMQEDWVEEECHRVEAQLALKEARQEIQQLKQAVDTVRASLSDAGGLSGDEGVQRYFQDINAQNHKLENLLLSMELAQAGLAKEGEAIPGCWTRVGGSAPASVSGESPGGIPKPAVGGRGSCSCDGSPARSLTRSSTYTKLSDQALADRNGNAPDFPCLSGEGTQDSGFVCCGDSSVPSQADLLLEAAFLSEETASLLNSYAKTFSQSLPHSLPQHLPQTLPHSLPNSLPHSLPHTFSHTLPRSFPRNVSHSVAHTMPHSSTCEKLYTGERLPPCGLGGVGCMSHPCLSHHHLYLHSLRETGIQTESCPVPAAAGYPSDLDTIAEQRTFRSQACSPTSTWMSDEGEEELDSLTTTASITTATMMSTATEPIPASKTPLVPQLPRSATMACSMESPLCRADEGVEKGDKLESEMKGKESAATERQEDTTVISLAEEGSTTQMGSELGKEVEVQDAVEEVTPGKLCDLTETSAGTFGEVTFGSCCGEGTQGKTELEHLGVEDRLQEVGPAAGSTKVETEEISPQGLSTDVEPPHTSQPRKSTSHEEIAGVTIVELDDDDEDEDGTKEQGATGGATAEAGDPSGTIEKSYWSRHFLVDLLAVAIPVVPTVAWLCRGPVRSGQPMYHIGSLLRGCCTVALHSLRRGGGLRHYPAGGGDLGGSQI; the protein is encoded by the exons ATTCAACCCTCTGAAGGCCTTGCAGCCCAAACGCCGCTTGCAACAAATACTGCCGTCCTCGCCCGTCCCGGTGCCAAAGCCGGCGTCTGGGTCGGGGACGACTgccccggcggcggcgggggccgTACCTGTGCCCGCGCCCCCTGC GTTTGACTACTGCAGGTTCATAGAGCTAGACTACGTCCCTATGGAGACAGGCTATATGGTCTCAATGCGCCCGACCAAAGGCTATGCATCGACCAAGTCGCCGACGAAAGGATACGCTTCTACCAAGTCTCCGGATCGCCACAGCCGTTCGACAAACTCTCCCTCTACCCCTCGTGCTCG ACGGACACCAGCCGCACCCAGTAACAGAGATCCCCATGGCAACACatcactcagcagcagcagcaactcaGGCTCTTGTAAAGGCAGCGACTGCAGCCCCACCAAAGG GCGTCATCAAAAGTACTCATGTACAGACAACCATGGTATCCGGCCACCTCCACCAGAGCAGTACCTCACACCCCTGCAGCAGAAAGAGGTCTGTATCCGACACCTGCGGGCCAGGCTAAAAGAAACCATCAACACTCTTCAAGACAG GGACACCGAAATAGATGAGCTGAGAGGCCAGCTATACAGGATGCAGGAAGACTGGGTTGAGGAGGAATGTCACCGCGTAGAGGCTCAACTGGCCCTGAAGGAGGCGCGCCAGgagatccagcagctcaaacagGCTGTGGACACTGTTCGGGCCTCACTCAGTGATGCAGGGGGGCTCAGTGGTGATGAAGGGGTCCAGAGGTACTTTCAGGACATCAACGCTCAGAACCACAAGCTTGAGAATCTTCTACTTAGCATGGAGCTAGCCCAGGCTGGATTAGCCAAGGAGGGGGAAGCCATACCTGGCTGTTGGACCCGTGTTGGTGGTTCAGCACCAGCATCGGTATCAGGGGAAAGTCCAGGAGGAATACCCAAACCGGCAGTAGGAGGGAGGGGGTCTTGCTCCTGCGACGGTAGCCCAGCACGTTCTCTGACCCGGAGCTCCACCTACACCAAGCTGAGCGATCAGGCGCTTGCGGACAGGAACGGCAACGCCCCAGACTTTCCTTGTCTTTCAGGTGAAGGCACCCAGGATAGCGGTTTTGTGTGCTGTGGCGATAGCAGCGTCCCTAGCCAGGCCGACCTGCTGTTAGAGGCTGCCTTCCTCTCCGAGGAAACAGCTTCGTTACTCAACTCCTACGCAAAAACCTTTTCCCAATCTTTGCCACACTCTCTTCCACAACATTTGCCCCAAACTCTTCCCCACTCACTGCCCAACTCTCTGCCCCATTCTCTGCCGCATACCTTCTCCCATACATTACCTCGCTCTTTCCCTCGCAATGTGTCCCACTCTGTGGCCCATACTATGCCGCACTCCTCCACGTGTGAGAAACTGTACACAGGTGAGCGGCTGCCACCTTGCGGTCTCGGTGGAGTGGGTTGTATGAGCCATCCTTGCCTGTCCCACCACCACCTCTACCTGCACTCCCTGCGAGAGACAGGAATTCAAACTGAAAGCTGCCCCGTTCCTGCAGCGGCAGGTTACCCCTCTGATCTGGATACCATCGCGGAACAACGCACTTTCCGTTCACAGGCCTGTAGCCCCACCTCCACTTGGATGTCtgatgagggggaggaggagctggactcCCTCACCACCACAGCTTCAATAACCACAGCAACGATGATGAGCACAGCCACAGAGCCAATCCCGGCCTCCAAAACCCCACTGGTCCCTCAATTACCACGCTCTGCTACGATGGCGTGTTCCATGGAAAGCCCTCTGTGCCGGGCCGATGAGGGAGTAGAAAAAGGGGACAAGCTGGAGAGTGAGATGAAGGGGAAGGAATCGGCAGCAACTGAGCGACAGGAGGACACAACAGTGATCAGTCTGGCAGAAGAAGGGTCTACGACACAAATGGGCTCAGAGTTGGGAAAAGAGGTTGAAGTTCAGGATGCAGTAGAGGAGGTAACACCAGGTAAGCTGTGCGATTTAACAGAGACATCCGCCGGGACATTTGGTGAGGTTACTTTTGGAAGTTGCTGTGGAGAAGGAACACAAGGTAAGACAGAACTGGAGCACCTTGGCGTTGAAGACAGGTTGCAAGAAGTTGGTCCAGCAGCTGGATCAACCAAGGTAGAGACAGAAGAAATTAGTCCTCAAGGGTTATCAACGGATGTAGAACCGCCCCACACCTCGCAACCAAGGAAATCTACTTCCCACGAGGAGATAGCTGGCGTCACTATAGTGGAattagatgatgatgacgaggaTGAAGATGGAACTAAAGAACAAGGTGCCACAGGGGGTGCCACAGCAGAGGCAGGAGATCCATCTGGGACCATTGAGAAAAGTTACTGGAGCCGTCACTTCCTGGTTGATCTGCTGGCAGTGGCCATTCCTGTAGTGCCAACAGTGGCCTGGCTCTGCCGTGGTCCAGTTCGTAGTGGACAGCCCATGTATCATATAGGGTCGCTGCTGCGCGGCTGCTGCACTGTGGCACTGCATTCTCTTCGCAGGGGTGGTGGGTTGAGGCATTACCCTGCAGGCGGGGGAGACCTGGGCGGATCGCAGATATAA
- the snphb gene encoding syntaphilin isoform X3: MSAPAPANRRSALGSRRFDYCRFIELDYVPMETGYMVSMRPTKGYASTKSPTKGYASTKSPDRHSRSTNSPSTPRARRTPAAPSNRDPHGNTSLSSSSNSGSCKGSDCSPTKGRHQKYSCTDNHGIRPPPPEQYLTPLQQKEVCIRHLRARLKETINTLQDRDTEIDELRGQLYRMQEDWVEEECHRVEAQLALKEARQEIQQLKQAVDTVRASLSDAGGLSGDEGVQRYFQDINAQNHKLENLLLSMELAQAGLAKEGEAIPGCWTRVGGSAPASVSGESPGGIPKPAVGGRGSCSCDGSPARSLTRSSTYTKLSDQALADRNGNAPDFPCLSGEGTQDSGFVCCGDSSVPSQADLLLEAAFLSEETASLLNSYAKTFSQSLPHSLPQHLPQTLPHSLPNSLPHSLPHTFSHTLPRSFPRNVSHSVAHTMPHSSTCEKLYTGERLPPCGLGGVGCMSHPCLSHHHLYLHSLRETGIQTESCPVPAAAGYPSDLDTIAEQRTFRSQACSPTSTWMSDEGEEELDSLTTTASITTATMMSTATEPIPASKTPLVPQLPRSATMACSMESPLCRADEGVEKGDKLESEMKGKESAATERQEDTTVISLAEEGSTTQMGSELGKEVEVQDAVEEVTPGKLCDLTETSAGTFGEVTFGSCCGEGTQGKTELEHLGVEDRLQEVGPAAGSTKVETEEISPQGLSTDVEPPHTSQPRKSTSHEEIAGVTIVELDDDDEDEDGTKEQGATGGATAEAGDPSGTIEKSYWSRHFLVDLLAVAIPVVPTVAWLCRGPVRSGQPMYHIGSLLRGCCTVALHSLRRGGGLRHYPAGGGDLGGSQI; this comes from the exons GTTTGACTACTGCAGGTTCATAGAGCTAGACTACGTCCCTATGGAGACAGGCTATATGGTCTCAATGCGCCCGACCAAAGGCTATGCATCGACCAAGTCGCCGACGAAAGGATACGCTTCTACCAAGTCTCCGGATCGCCACAGCCGTTCGACAAACTCTCCCTCTACCCCTCGTGCTCG ACGGACACCAGCCGCACCCAGTAACAGAGATCCCCATGGCAACACatcactcagcagcagcagcaactcaGGCTCTTGTAAAGGCAGCGACTGCAGCCCCACCAAAGG GCGTCATCAAAAGTACTCATGTACAGACAACCATGGTATCCGGCCACCTCCACCAGAGCAGTACCTCACACCCCTGCAGCAGAAAGAGGTCTGTATCCGACACCTGCGGGCCAGGCTAAAAGAAACCATCAACACTCTTCAAGACAG GGACACCGAAATAGATGAGCTGAGAGGCCAGCTATACAGGATGCAGGAAGACTGGGTTGAGGAGGAATGTCACCGCGTAGAGGCTCAACTGGCCCTGAAGGAGGCGCGCCAGgagatccagcagctcaaacagGCTGTGGACACTGTTCGGGCCTCACTCAGTGATGCAGGGGGGCTCAGTGGTGATGAAGGGGTCCAGAGGTACTTTCAGGACATCAACGCTCAGAACCACAAGCTTGAGAATCTTCTACTTAGCATGGAGCTAGCCCAGGCTGGATTAGCCAAGGAGGGGGAAGCCATACCTGGCTGTTGGACCCGTGTTGGTGGTTCAGCACCAGCATCGGTATCAGGGGAAAGTCCAGGAGGAATACCCAAACCGGCAGTAGGAGGGAGGGGGTCTTGCTCCTGCGACGGTAGCCCAGCACGTTCTCTGACCCGGAGCTCCACCTACACCAAGCTGAGCGATCAGGCGCTTGCGGACAGGAACGGCAACGCCCCAGACTTTCCTTGTCTTTCAGGTGAAGGCACCCAGGATAGCGGTTTTGTGTGCTGTGGCGATAGCAGCGTCCCTAGCCAGGCCGACCTGCTGTTAGAGGCTGCCTTCCTCTCCGAGGAAACAGCTTCGTTACTCAACTCCTACGCAAAAACCTTTTCCCAATCTTTGCCACACTCTCTTCCACAACATTTGCCCCAAACTCTTCCCCACTCACTGCCCAACTCTCTGCCCCATTCTCTGCCGCATACCTTCTCCCATACATTACCTCGCTCTTTCCCTCGCAATGTGTCCCACTCTGTGGCCCATACTATGCCGCACTCCTCCACGTGTGAGAAACTGTACACAGGTGAGCGGCTGCCACCTTGCGGTCTCGGTGGAGTGGGTTGTATGAGCCATCCTTGCCTGTCCCACCACCACCTCTACCTGCACTCCCTGCGAGAGACAGGAATTCAAACTGAAAGCTGCCCCGTTCCTGCAGCGGCAGGTTACCCCTCTGATCTGGATACCATCGCGGAACAACGCACTTTCCGTTCACAGGCCTGTAGCCCCACCTCCACTTGGATGTCtgatgagggggaggaggagctggactcCCTCACCACCACAGCTTCAATAACCACAGCAACGATGATGAGCACAGCCACAGAGCCAATCCCGGCCTCCAAAACCCCACTGGTCCCTCAATTACCACGCTCTGCTACGATGGCGTGTTCCATGGAAAGCCCTCTGTGCCGGGCCGATGAGGGAGTAGAAAAAGGGGACAAGCTGGAGAGTGAGATGAAGGGGAAGGAATCGGCAGCAACTGAGCGACAGGAGGACACAACAGTGATCAGTCTGGCAGAAGAAGGGTCTACGACACAAATGGGCTCAGAGTTGGGAAAAGAGGTTGAAGTTCAGGATGCAGTAGAGGAGGTAACACCAGGTAAGCTGTGCGATTTAACAGAGACATCCGCCGGGACATTTGGTGAGGTTACTTTTGGAAGTTGCTGTGGAGAAGGAACACAAGGTAAGACAGAACTGGAGCACCTTGGCGTTGAAGACAGGTTGCAAGAAGTTGGTCCAGCAGCTGGATCAACCAAGGTAGAGACAGAAGAAATTAGTCCTCAAGGGTTATCAACGGATGTAGAACCGCCCCACACCTCGCAACCAAGGAAATCTACTTCCCACGAGGAGATAGCTGGCGTCACTATAGTGGAattagatgatgatgacgaggaTGAAGATGGAACTAAAGAACAAGGTGCCACAGGGGGTGCCACAGCAGAGGCAGGAGATCCATCTGGGACCATTGAGAAAAGTTACTGGAGCCGTCACTTCCTGGTTGATCTGCTGGCAGTGGCCATTCCTGTAGTGCCAACAGTGGCCTGGCTCTGCCGTGGTCCAGTTCGTAGTGGACAGCCCATGTATCATATAGGGTCGCTGCTGCGCGGCTGCTGCACTGTGGCACTGCATTCTCTTCGCAGGGGTGGTGGGTTGAGGCATTACCCTGCAGGCGGGGGAGACCTGGGCGGATCGCAGATATAA
- the snphb gene encoding syntaphilin isoform X4 has translation METGYMVSMRPTKGYASTKSPTKGYASTKSPDRHSRSTNSPSTPRARRTPAAPSNRDPHGNTSLSSSSNSGSCKGSDCSPTKGRHQKYSCTDNHGIRPPPPEQYLTPLQQKEVCIRHLRARLKETINTLQDRDTEIDELRGQLYRMQEDWVEEECHRVEAQLALKEARQEIQQLKQAVDTVRASLSDAGGLSGDEGVQRYFQDINAQNHKLENLLLSMELAQAGLAKEGEAIPGCWTRVGGSAPASVSGESPGGIPKPAVGGRGSCSCDGSPARSLTRSSTYTKLSDQALADRNGNAPDFPCLSGEGTQDSGFVCCGDSSVPSQADLLLEAAFLSEETASLLNSYAKTFSQSLPHSLPQHLPQTLPHSLPNSLPHSLPHTFSHTLPRSFPRNVSHSVAHTMPHSSTCEKLYTGERLPPCGLGGVGCMSHPCLSHHHLYLHSLRETGIQTESCPVPAAAGYPSDLDTIAEQRTFRSQACSPTSTWMSDEGEEELDSLTTTASITTATMMSTATEPIPASKTPLVPQLPRSATMACSMESPLCRADEGVEKGDKLESEMKGKESAATERQEDTTVISLAEEGSTTQMGSELGKEVEVQDAVEEVTPGKLCDLTETSAGTFGEVTFGSCCGEGTQGKTELEHLGVEDRLQEVGPAAGSTKVETEEISPQGLSTDVEPPHTSQPRKSTSHEEIAGVTIVELDDDDEDEDGTKEQGATGGATAEAGDPSGTIEKSYWSRHFLVDLLAVAIPVVPTVAWLCRGPVRSGQPMYHIGSLLRGCCTVALHSLRRGGGLRHYPAGGGDLGGSQI, from the exons ATGGAGACAGGCTATATGGTCTCAATGCGCCCGACCAAAGGCTATGCATCGACCAAGTCGCCGACGAAAGGATACGCTTCTACCAAGTCTCCGGATCGCCACAGCCGTTCGACAAACTCTCCCTCTACCCCTCGTGCTCG ACGGACACCAGCCGCACCCAGTAACAGAGATCCCCATGGCAACACatcactcagcagcagcagcaactcaGGCTCTTGTAAAGGCAGCGACTGCAGCCCCACCAAAGG GCGTCATCAAAAGTACTCATGTACAGACAACCATGGTATCCGGCCACCTCCACCAGAGCAGTACCTCACACCCCTGCAGCAGAAAGAGGTCTGTATCCGACACCTGCGGGCCAGGCTAAAAGAAACCATCAACACTCTTCAAGACAG GGACACCGAAATAGATGAGCTGAGAGGCCAGCTATACAGGATGCAGGAAGACTGGGTTGAGGAGGAATGTCACCGCGTAGAGGCTCAACTGGCCCTGAAGGAGGCGCGCCAGgagatccagcagctcaaacagGCTGTGGACACTGTTCGGGCCTCACTCAGTGATGCAGGGGGGCTCAGTGGTGATGAAGGGGTCCAGAGGTACTTTCAGGACATCAACGCTCAGAACCACAAGCTTGAGAATCTTCTACTTAGCATGGAGCTAGCCCAGGCTGGATTAGCCAAGGAGGGGGAAGCCATACCTGGCTGTTGGACCCGTGTTGGTGGTTCAGCACCAGCATCGGTATCAGGGGAAAGTCCAGGAGGAATACCCAAACCGGCAGTAGGAGGGAGGGGGTCTTGCTCCTGCGACGGTAGCCCAGCACGTTCTCTGACCCGGAGCTCCACCTACACCAAGCTGAGCGATCAGGCGCTTGCGGACAGGAACGGCAACGCCCCAGACTTTCCTTGTCTTTCAGGTGAAGGCACCCAGGATAGCGGTTTTGTGTGCTGTGGCGATAGCAGCGTCCCTAGCCAGGCCGACCTGCTGTTAGAGGCTGCCTTCCTCTCCGAGGAAACAGCTTCGTTACTCAACTCCTACGCAAAAACCTTTTCCCAATCTTTGCCACACTCTCTTCCACAACATTTGCCCCAAACTCTTCCCCACTCACTGCCCAACTCTCTGCCCCATTCTCTGCCGCATACCTTCTCCCATACATTACCTCGCTCTTTCCCTCGCAATGTGTCCCACTCTGTGGCCCATACTATGCCGCACTCCTCCACGTGTGAGAAACTGTACACAGGTGAGCGGCTGCCACCTTGCGGTCTCGGTGGAGTGGGTTGTATGAGCCATCCTTGCCTGTCCCACCACCACCTCTACCTGCACTCCCTGCGAGAGACAGGAATTCAAACTGAAAGCTGCCCCGTTCCTGCAGCGGCAGGTTACCCCTCTGATCTGGATACCATCGCGGAACAACGCACTTTCCGTTCACAGGCCTGTAGCCCCACCTCCACTTGGATGTCtgatgagggggaggaggagctggactcCCTCACCACCACAGCTTCAATAACCACAGCAACGATGATGAGCACAGCCACAGAGCCAATCCCGGCCTCCAAAACCCCACTGGTCCCTCAATTACCACGCTCTGCTACGATGGCGTGTTCCATGGAAAGCCCTCTGTGCCGGGCCGATGAGGGAGTAGAAAAAGGGGACAAGCTGGAGAGTGAGATGAAGGGGAAGGAATCGGCAGCAACTGAGCGACAGGAGGACACAACAGTGATCAGTCTGGCAGAAGAAGGGTCTACGACACAAATGGGCTCAGAGTTGGGAAAAGAGGTTGAAGTTCAGGATGCAGTAGAGGAGGTAACACCAGGTAAGCTGTGCGATTTAACAGAGACATCCGCCGGGACATTTGGTGAGGTTACTTTTGGAAGTTGCTGTGGAGAAGGAACACAAGGTAAGACAGAACTGGAGCACCTTGGCGTTGAAGACAGGTTGCAAGAAGTTGGTCCAGCAGCTGGATCAACCAAGGTAGAGACAGAAGAAATTAGTCCTCAAGGGTTATCAACGGATGTAGAACCGCCCCACACCTCGCAACCAAGGAAATCTACTTCCCACGAGGAGATAGCTGGCGTCACTATAGTGGAattagatgatgatgacgaggaTGAAGATGGAACTAAAGAACAAGGTGCCACAGGGGGTGCCACAGCAGAGGCAGGAGATCCATCTGGGACCATTGAGAAAAGTTACTGGAGCCGTCACTTCCTGGTTGATCTGCTGGCAGTGGCCATTCCTGTAGTGCCAACAGTGGCCTGGCTCTGCCGTGGTCCAGTTCGTAGTGGACAGCCCATGTATCATATAGGGTCGCTGCTGCGCGGCTGCTGCACTGTGGCACTGCATTCTCTTCGCAGGGGTGGTGGGTTGAGGCATTACCCTGCAGGCGGGGGAGACCTGGGCGGATCGCAGATATAA